The genomic segment CATTCATATGTTACACATTGTAGTGATCACTGTGAACACCAACAATGAGTGTGGGCATTGCTGGTACTGTAGGAGAAAAGGATAAGTTTGAGTTAACATCATTCCACCTAGAAAATCATAGGTGACAATTAGAACGGTcttgttaattgtgttaaatCTGTGTAGCTGTTCATGTATGATGAGTGCTAGTAGTAGTATGTGTGCTGAGGGAGGGCAAGAAGGTTTAAGGtaaaacagtgtttattctgCTAAGAGAAGAATGGAACtgtagtacacaagttatattcatttgcataactttgtcTGGTATATATATAGCCGAAGGGAATACACTTTCTAAGACTCTGGTTGGATATCTTTTCAGAAAATTAGACCTCCAAGTATTTGAAGTTGGGAGAATTTTTGATAACTAGccaacaaagtgtatgctttgcaaagGATTTAATAGTAAATCCAAATTGTCATCATTTGCAAACTTTAAaacaattgtgactgttctattagagtagtgactgctctatcagagtatctcaatctttgcaTAAAAATTTAAACTTATTTGCCTTACTTTCTTCAGTGTATACCAgtttataactgtaaagtagCTACATTTATagctgttgtcttctatttgcctatTGGCTTTATAGTACTGaatgcagtgtgaatgcatgattcctgtTTCCTGGTGTCTATATAGTCCTGTATAGGTCCAAGGGGGCAAGGCTCCCCTTGGCCCTCCCCTCAGATCCACTTATGGTAGTGTGTAATTACAAATGAGTCATGGTATGATTTGCGTTGACTAACTTTTGTTGTTTATGgtattagagtagctatctGGAGACGAGGTCTTGTCATGCATTGCATGAGTTACAGCACAAGGGTAATTGattttaattgatttgatttttaaacTTTATTCTCAAAGTAGTTGGCAGAGCCGCTCTTCCCTACAGGAAGACACATATGTACAACAAAtaacaatacaataaatactaaTCACGCAATAACACAAAGAGGGGTAATTACAATAAGTTACATTGATTCCAAACCAGGAAGTATGATAGATGGCAGTTTATCGGGTTGGAAAAACTGTCTTTACAGCATGTGTTATAGCTGTGATGGCATGTCATGAAGGATGGATTAAAAAGCAAACAAGGTTTGCTGTTGTAATAATAGTGGCGGTACACATGGCACATGATTCAGTTGTGATTTGCCAATTTACTTGATGATGTGAAGACATTGTCACATTTCCTCACACGTGATACAAATAGCTCTATTTTTCTAAATGCTAGACATGCCACTTGTCCCCATACAGGTAGTGCATAGCCAATGACTCACTTAGCATCTGAGTCAGGCCGGATTTCAGATGCAGCAGATGTAATGGAATAACAATGTTTCACATGTTTCCAAAAAAGCTACTAGAGTACTAAATCTCCTACGCCGTCATATGTTTACCTGCAAAGCTTCTTCAAAACAAAAGGTCTTTAGGGCACTTGTGATTCCTattctggattatgcaagtACTGTGTGGAATCCACACACTCATAAGAACTCCAGTGCCCTTGAACGAGTACAAAACCGTGGTGCTCGCTGGATTTGTGGCAGCAGATTTTGTCCTAGGACCTATAAATGGTCTAAATCATCTGAGGAATGCTGTGCAGAGCTATCATGGCCATCTCTTTCCACCCGATGAAAATATCTGTCATTgactattatctatgatattctTCACCATCATATATCTCTAAAGTTTAATCACTTTTTCTTCTGCTGCCTCTACCAGATCACACTCACTGTCTATTCTATGTAAGCAGTCATCCATAAACTCTTACCGTTACTCCTTTTTTGTGAACAGTGTTTTCTGGTGGAACTCCATCCCATTTGACATTCTGTCTACTACACGCCGCACTACTTTTAGGCGAATGCTTTACAATTTTGTTTCTGGTTAAGTCATGTATGTTTTTAATGTAAACTTTTTATTTCACTGTACTGTAATTGTCTTTGTAATGTATCCTTAGTTCTTTGGTTTTGTATTGTATCGTTTTTGTAGGTGGTACTCATATAGGCATAtttgccttttgtattcaccttaccttttggttaaacaaataaaaataaattaaattaatttGTGCTGAATGCCAAACATGTATAAATAGTATCTTTTTACCAACATtatttaggcccctatttggtgattattagtttctcatccaccgcccgcatccttcttaagctaccgcatggtaagccattatttgctctgcgcatgctcagaagaacacgtgatactaaactgttataatttttgttgatgaacgctacaattcgctatgtatcaccaggagaactgttgttttccttagcaaattgctgcagtgccagttgcaatcgtgctctatcgacttcatcaaagcaggctttcagttgactgtcgaaaaacagttggcgatcacgaaaagtagaatcagctggtgaaggaaatgtttgtagtaagaaagaaagacaatttggacaaggtctgtacatcagtgtgttaatattataaaataatggcataatggtaataccctcccgcccgcatcataataattagaaaggctggatgagaaactaataatcaccgaataggggccttatgtgAGCTCTCCATTGCAATTAGTTGATTCCTAAGTATTTCTATTTCAACTTCTTAATGTGGACTACCACTATTTGATGCTTTCGCTTCACTGAGAGCAAACCACATGACACAAAATTTTTGAACATTTGAGTCTAGATATCCAGGTTTGTAATCATTTTTTTGCAAATCCTAGACTGAATGTCTGAGCTagactagtctcgcgtagccagaccctggTTCTCCGTACGGCACCTCGCACGACTTattgattggaaattataagcgcctgctctaCGCGAAGACTAGGTCTGAGCAGCTGTAGTTACTATTAAAGTGCTAGGTCATCCCTAGATCCTGACTTACCGGTATAAACAGGCGGTGACATCATGGTGACACGAGTGGTGACATTACTTCCTTGAATTACTTTGCTTCCGTGGTCACGTGCTTACGCAGATACTAATAGTTTGGGTCCCAGGGAGACAGAGACTGGATTACCGATGGAATTCCATATCACCTTTGTTTATATCGCCATACTAATTCCGTTGTCGTGTAAGTATTGTAGCAAGACGTGTATGGTGTGATTTCGCAAAACAATTAGTCTCTTGTAATGTATTAAATCGTAAAACAAAACTGCCTGTGTATTGTTGTCTAATTTATCGGTTGTGTACTGTATGCAATATTGTTCAGGTGTGATACAGACTACAGCACACTGTTCCGCGTAGCTACGATTTCCATAAAGAACCTTGAGGATTAAACGTGCAGGGATCAGGCAGTGGTGGGCATCTGCAAAAACTATATGACATCCTGTGGAGTACTTTCTGTTACATATCTCTTActattaggccaggcaaagttgattgctagtttcCAATTTCTGCCTGCGTGCCTTACTGGAAGTGccacaaaatttcattatatgGATATTTCCACCGCATGGATTTTCAAATATTCACAACAATTTCAATATTGTAATAGTGGATTTATTTTAGTATTTTCTTCAAAGTTTTAGCCTTAATGAATAATGGCCTTCCGCCTGCATGATATTTTGAAAATCTTGAAACGGGAAACTAACTATCAACTCTGCCTGGCCTTACCTTGTGAATTGCTAAAGGCTAGTCCTCCATTTGGTATATGACCTGAGTTAGGTAAAAAATCTCTTTGTAGTTGCATTATCATTGAGTCTTACTGAGTTTGAGTCTTACTAAGTTTTACCCTTCACTGGTTATGTTGGTTCGTTCAATTATTTGGGGAGGATATGAGTTAATAACCACATGGTGTGAATACAATCATTTTGTGTCTACCACATGATTAATATTAATTGTAAACTTGTAGGTCTGCTTTCCTTATGGTTCCATTTGCAATTATTATAGTCCCATTGACAAATATTCCTGCATAGCCACCACAATTAAAATCCTTTCAACATCTCAATGACTCCAGTCTCAGTAATGATCAACTGATTCACCATATTAATTCTCACCATTTGACTTATTGTAATGCTATGCTATCTCATACTTTGTGATGTGGATATATGTATAACATTTTCTTGTAGTAGGAGAAACTGATTTGGCCCCAAAGCCATATGGGTCATCATTTGATATTCCATGTCAAAATAGTGGAGAAGATATTGACCGTTGGGTACTAAATGGTGCCAGAATCACAGGAGCTACTAATGGAATCGACGCTGGTTCTATTACTTCACCTAGATTACGTGTAGAGTTCATGACGCTGTTGTTAGAGGGACGATATCAATGCTTTGGAAACTCTGGTCTATTAAGCACCACTAATGTCTTTGTAATTGGTAAGAGATATAGTATGATAATTGGTTAGTTTGTAACTGTACCCATCATGCAGGGAGAGCATTGTACCCATTGGAGGACTGTAAAATCAGTATTGGAATTTGTACCAACAACGTAACTTATAGTCAAGGTAATCGGATCCCACTGAATGCCAGTATCGGATTTGACAACATTGGCTCTAAGAGATCAACAGCAGAAGTCATTGACACAGTTTGGACGGTTATTTTTCCAAATGAAACATCAAGCTCATTGGCCTGTGTTGCAAACAGCACTTGTACATATGTGTTCTCAGGATTTACTATAACTGTTTCGATCAGTAGTAACCACCTTAATGATTCAGCAATAATTACCATTGACTCTGCTGAGTACAACTTCACCATCACTCATACATTTCACACTGAAGGCACTAGTCCCCCTGTGATGAAGATATTCAACTTTCATCACATCCCAAGTAAGTAGAACATTGAGAATTATGATGAAAGTGCAGTGGCACTGGCATAGCCAGCCTTTCAGGAATAATACCAGGGTTTTCAACTGTCATTATCAGGGCTAACTATAGTGTCTGAGCTTCAGTTAAATGACTTAGGTTCTGCCTGATTTGGCTGTGCCACCGCAAATTGTATATCACAGTTATAAGTGTTTATTGTCGAGTGAATGCCTAGTACATTCTGAATTggagtattatatatatatatgtctgAGTTTTTGTTCCAGAAGATTAATATGCTTTTTTTTGTCATCTACTTTATAGCATAAGGCTTCCATTGCCATATAATAATTAAATTAGATCCTCATCACTGCATTTCCATTCTATTGATTCTAAACTGAGCACACCATACAATGTACTATAAAACGAGAGTATTGGTACAGTTGTTCTCTCCACAGCTAATGACACTCCATCATCCTCAATACCTACCATCATGTCAACGTCGACAATGAGCATGTCCTCTTCTGAAATTATTAACAGCAGCAATGTTGTCATGACTACTGCTGTTACCATGACTACAGGTAACATAAAGGATTTGAATAATGTCATGTGAATAAGagtgtgtcctatttctttgtGTCTCTTTAGTTTTTAATTCTTGCTGGTAGCACAGTCTTTGTAAGAATAAACACAGAATGTCTGTAATTTTTGCACCACGCCTCCAACGGTTTTAGTAGGTGGATAGATTGCAGGTGCTTTATATGTATTGTTCTCCATATGTGATGGGCAGGCTATAGTGATTGCTACTTTGCTTGTCAGTTAGGAGCACATATTTGTGGCCTCATTGAAGAATTGATAGGAGTTTACCAATGATAAATTAAGCTactaaaaagttaacaaaagaGAAATTTAGATACGTCTTACCTGATGTGCAAATTTATTCCCGACATTAATCCAGAGGAAGGCTGACATGAAGCAAAAAGATAACTGCATAACTTACAGTTGCTGAAATAATTTCTAACCAGTGTTGTAGATTTTAAAGACATTTAAAATCTGTTTGGCCATGTTTATTTTCCCAGGTGGATGTCTGTCGTTTATTCATATAGTGAGCTCTTAATCACATGAGTAAGTCATTCAATAGATCTTGTATATTGAAATCAAGTCATTGGGGTTGACTAGGACTATCAGCTCCTGCTGGGGTTGAtcacaccaagagttcataatatttgtacaaatattatgaactcttgattacaCCATCAGAtttagcatttaattggcacATATTtttagtaatactttcctgaaaTAGGTTCTCAGTACAAACACATGGGTAACATGAATGCATTGGACGTCTAGCCTAGTGCTATTTATTGTTGAAATGAGATTTGTATTTAAAGTGATGATCTCACTTGTTAAAAGTATTTTTTGATCCTTACTAGCTTGTGAAATTGCTAAGCTTTATATAATCTGTACTACCGTGTGACAGGAAATTTTTTGCAATCATTAAATTTGTCGAACGTTTATAATCAGTATTAATAGTATGCGTTTAAATCTATATGTTACAAGAAGAACTTTAGTCCAGATGATTTTGGTAATTTTCATGATGGTCTGCTCCAGCACCTAAATGAATTGTTCTGATAGTGTAGTTGTAATACCgtatttactcgatttgtgccCCAGGGATACTGTTATTTTTTTTACCAAGAATAAACCCTTCAAATAGTGCCGCACTGTGGTATTATTCGAGGGTGCACTACTAATATTTTAAACCTGCCACTACTATAGCTATTCTACGGTACAGCTTTAATCAAATGTCGCTCGAGCAAGCTGCTCGCCATTAAATAACTCGCTAATCCAGGGGCGTGGCAGCCATTTTGCTCACATATCTTCATCTTATAACTCGAGGAATGAAGACTCGCGAGGAAAATGGtagccatgccccttaattagcaagttaTTTAATCTCGAGCAATTTGCTCGAGCGACGTTGGATTAAAgttgtactgtacattatagctttataaaacaatcacaacacgTTGCTACTTACTTCTTCTATACAAGACCTTTGGTTCCCTCAAGTCCTTTAGTTTACTCAAGTCCTTGTAGTACAATCATGTCATGCCTCATGCTACATGTtcaatttactaactaatatTCGGAATTTCGATTATGTGACAGCCGTTTAAGTTTTGCCAGGACATTGCCTTTCTTAAATTGAGATGGAGATTAATACTAAAGGTATGAGAGCTCTAGTAAAGAGTAAttacaaaagtatagtgtggtactattcgagggtgtggtacaattaaaattattttcagtaACAAGGATAAAGACCTTTGAATAGTACCACAATGTGGTACTATTTGAAGGTGCGggcacaaatcgagtaaatacGGTAGTTCTTAGTGTTGTTTGTAGTTTTGTATATATGTGGTgttgctatgtatgtatgtatgtatgtgttgtgtcATGTATATTCCAGTACGGAGGACCAAAGAGATTGATTTCAtgattttcatcaacatttAATTTGTCAATGCTGACAAAGTCAACTTTCctttcgtcaaaatttcctgttgtacaacATTGTGTATGTGAGCATAGTGTATGCATGAAGAGGTGGTACAACATATTCACATGAGCCATACTGTAGGGTTTGCACATAGCTTTTCTTACATGTACACTTAATTTTGCGGTGTAACTCAACACTTACCTCCCCCCCCCATTCAACCCTGATGAACATGATCATTAGAGATTTCATCATGTGACAAATACCTGTCCTCTAACACCAGCTTAGACATTTAGCAGTTAAAAATTCAAAGTATGCAATCACCTTGCTAATAGTACCAAAAgtaaatttttattttattattatttactcttgaaaGCACTTATACCATGCTGCTCCTTCTCTGGTGGTATGCACATATAACTCAACCCACTAGTGTTACATAAATATCATTATCCCATAGATGGTTCTAGTGATAATACGGTTAAACCAACGAACACTACACAGGGCAGTTCAAGAGAAGATGATGACAATACCATTGCCATTGTTATCAGTGTGGTGGTTGGCATAATGGTAGCATTTGTGATTGTGGTGATCGTTGTACTGGTTATCTACTGGTACCGACATAGCAGacaaaacagcaacaacaacaataacaaatcGAGGCCCACATTGTTAGGCCTAGTTGCACAAGGTCCAGCATCACCATCACAGGAAGGTAGAGCTTTGATGGACAATACGGCAACTGCTACCCCTTCAGATAGGCATCTTGAATATGGAGTACCTCGGCAGCAGACGCCTAACCATGTTTATGACAAGAGAAATGGTAGTAATTCTGCACCAATTGTTGAAAACTTAAACTCGTTTCATCATGAAGACGAAGATGGTCCTGCAGTTGATGCTAATGATTTTGCAGACATTCATAGTGACAACTCTTTGGATGTGTGaagtaataaaattaatgccGAATAATTATAATTCAATCTTTTCAGTAATTGCACAATATTTCATTTACTTTCGTATTTCAGTTAAGATTTCATGTTGTAGCTGTGTATGTAATTTGAAATAATTGTTATGAATGGCGTCGGAGGGGACAGCACAGTCTATTGGTAACGTCTACCTACTGGTTTGCTTTGCGATGAGTAATTTGGTTACTTAGCTAGCGATGTGCCCGTGGCCAAGGCTACGAATGAAACGGACGAGGGAGATGATCCTGAGGACGATGAAGACGAGGTGGTAGAAACGAAAGGACAATGGCGAAAGATGGCTGAACCAGTAAGGTTTCAATTAAAGAGAGAAAAACAACTCGTATTGTGTTGAAATAAAAATGTAGTTGccattttgtgtatcacgtgACTAGGTCAGCCAAAGAGATGTACCTGG from the Dysidea avara chromosome 13, odDysAvar1.4, whole genome shotgun sequence genome contains:
- the LOC136242198 gene encoding uncharacterized protein → MEFHITFVYIAILIPLSLGETDLAPKPYGSSFDIPCQNSGEDIDRWVLNGARITGATNGIDAGSITSPRLRVEFMTLLLEGRYQCFGNSGLLSTTNVFVIGRALYPLEDCKISIGICTNNVTYSQGNRIPLNASIGFDNIGSKRSTAEVIDTVWTVIFPNETSSSLACVANSTCTYVFSGFTITVSISSNHLNDSAIITIDSAEYNFTITHTFHTEGTSPPVMKIFNFHHIPTNDTPSSSIPTIMSTSTMSMSSSEIINSSNVVMTTAVTMTTDGSSDNTVKPTNTTQGSSREDDDNTIAIVISVVVGIMVAFVIVVIVVLVIYWYRHSRQNSNNNNNKSRPTLLGLVAQGPASPSQEGRALMDNTATATPSDRHLEYGVPRQQTPNHVYDKRNGSNSAPIVENLNSFHHEDEDGPAVDANDFADIHSDNSLDV